A stretch of the Papaver somniferum cultivar HN1 chromosome 6, ASM357369v1, whole genome shotgun sequence genome encodes the following:
- the LOC113285518 gene encoding uncharacterized protein LOC113285518: protein MAPRTKTSLPEQNGTLRHFTHPHVLIKQTFEDIQHEGYDNDEFECDGCSSAGSGARYHCKQCSFDLHEDCATCPGFLTSFIHPNHPLERIWEGPENDHGQLRPCDVCGDQVKGLFYKCSSGAAEKRYNDESHYFFIHPTCSKFQPQLHHAIDENHPLRLQSVPVIPDAWCAICRKLVSSSSWSYRCDPCGINIHPQCITLPYIKYHQQQVRTSRPSGPSQRQQVADAEADADALAAAKYQAKMRAKTNKFILKHLV from the coding sequence ATGGCTCCAAGGACGAAGACTTCTCTACCGGAGCAAAACGGAACTCTGCGACATTTTACCCATCCTCATGTCCTAATTAAGCAAACTTTTGAAGATATACAACACGAGggttatgataatgatgagttTGAATGTGATGGTTGCAGCTCTGCAGGTTCTGGTGCTAGATACCATTGCAAGCAATGCAGTTTCGATCTCCACGAGGATTGTGCTACATGTCCTGGGTTTCTCACGTCTTTCATTCATCCTAACCATCCACTGGAACGGATATGGGAGGGACCTGAGAATGATCACGGTCAGTTGCGTCCTTGCGATGTCTGTGGTGATCAAGTCAAAGGTCTATTCTACAAATGCTCATCTGGTGCTGCTGAAAAACGATACAATGATGAGAGTCATTACTTCTTTATCCACCCTACATGCTCCAAATTTCAACCTCAATTGCACCACGCGATCGATGAAAACCACCCTCTCAGGCTTCAATCAGTTCCAGTTATTCCTGATGCCTGGTGTGCAATCTGTAGAAAACTTGTTTCTTCCTCTTCATGGAGTTACAGATGTGATCCATGTGGTATCAATATCCATCCCCAATGCATAACTCTTCCATATATCAAATATCATCAGCAGCAGGTTAGAACAAGTCGTCCGTCCGGACCATCCCAACGACAACAAGTAGCGGATGCTGAGGCAGATGCAGATGCTTTAGCGGCTGCTAAGTACCAAGCTAAAATGAGGGCTAAAacaaacaaatttattctcaagCATCTCGTTTAG
- the LOC113287128 gene encoding uncharacterized protein LOC113287128 yields MSNFRLLLAEAALKGVAEARARIFGHVLNTTGQPSGIKILRKKLVGEKVAAWYPYDIKRDDPLVMAREEKARLSKLEMQKRRGKAAPKKGQGRRALKRNK; encoded by the exons ATGAGTAACTTCAGGTTATTGTTAGCCGAGGCAGCACTAAAAGGGGTTGCAGAAGCTCGAGCTCGGATATTTGGGCATGTGCTAAACACAACAGGACAACCATCtggtatcaaaattctcaggaaaaAGCTTGTTGGGGAGAAGGTGGCTGCATGGTACCCGTATGATATCAAGAGGGATGATCCTCTTGTCATGGCTCGTGAAGAAAAAGC GCGATTATCGAAGCTTGAAATGCAGAAACGACGTGGGAAAGCTGCACCTAAGAAAGGTCAAGGAAGGCGTGCTCTTAAACGTAACAAGTAG
- the LOC113287127 gene encoding polypyrimidine tract-binding protein homolog 3-like — MTEPSKVIHVRNVGHEIAENDLLQLVQPFGVVTKLVMLRAKNQALLQMQDVAAAVDVIQYFTNVQPSVRGRNVYIQFSSHQELTTMDQNGQGRKSSEQETEPNRILLVSIHHLLYPITVEVLHQVFSPHGYVEKIVTFQKSAGSQALIQFQTRQSAVAARTALQGRNIYDGCCQLDVQFSNLSELQVNFNNERSRDYTNPSLPTEQKGRSSQPNYAEGGLYGAQPSGARPGGYPQMGNAAAVAAAFGGGLPPGISGTNERCTVLVSNLDPDRIDEDKLFNLFSIYGNIARIKLLRNKPDHALVQMGDGFQAELAVHFLKGAMLFEKRMEVNFSKHPTITAAPDTHEYQNSNLNRFNRNAAKNYRYCCSPTKIIHLSTLPQEITEEEIVCHLEEHGTIVNTKLFEVNGKKQALIMFETEEQATEALVCKHATTIDRSVIRISFSQLQNI; from the exons ATGACTGAACCTTCTAAGGTCATTCATGTTCGTAATGTAGGCCACGAAATAGCGGAG AATGATTTGCTTCAATTAGTACAGCCATTTGGTGTTGTTACTAAGCTTGTTATGTTAAGGGCTAAAAATcag GCACTTCTTCAGATGCAAGATGTGGCAGCTGCTGTTGATGTGATACAGTACTTCACTAATGTTCAGCCTAGTGTCAG AGGGAGGAATGTTTACATTCAATTCTCTTCACATCAAGAATTGACGACAATGGATCAGAATGGTCAAGGACGCAAGAGCAGTGAACAG GAAACAGAACCCAATCGAATTCTATTAGTATCAATTCATCACCTGCTCTATCCTATAACGGTGGAAGTGCTGCATCaagtgttttctcctcatgggtaTGTGGAGAAGATCGTCACGTTTCAGAAGTCAGCTG GTTCTCAAGCCCTTATACAATTTCAAACACGCCAGAGTGCTGTTGCTGCAAGGACAGCTCTCCAA GGACGCAATATTTATGATGGTTGTTGTCAGCTGGATGTTCAGTTCTCAAA CCTCAGTGAGTTACAAGTAAACTTCAACAACGAGCGCTCTAG GGATTACACCAACCCATCTTTGCCTACTGAACAAAAAGGCAGATCCTCCCAG CCTAACTATGCTGAGGGAGGTTTATATGGTGCACAACCTTCTGGAGCTAGGCCAG GTGGATATCCACAG ATGGGAAATGCAGCAGCTGTAGCAGCTGCATTTGGAGGCGGGTTGCCTcctggtattagcggtaccaatGAACGATGCACAGTCTTGGTTTCCAACCTTGATCCCGAT AGAATTGATGAGGATAAGCTCTTCAACCTGTTCTCCATTTATGGAAACATCGCGAGAATCAAACTTCTCCGCAACAAACCAGATCATGCCCTTGTTCAGATGGGTGATGGATTTCAAGCTGAATTGGCCGTACACTTCTTGAAG GGAGCCATGCTGTTTGAAAAGCGTATGGAGGTGAACTTTTCAAAGCATCCAACTATTACTGCAGCACCTGACACGCATGAGTACCAGAATTCGAACCTGAATCGGTTCAATCGCAATGCAGCAAAGAATTACCGTTACTGCTGTTCCCCAACCAAGATTATCCACTTGTCCACCCTTCCTCAAGAAATTACTGAGGAAGAAATTGTCTGCCACCTCGAGGAGCATGGAACCATAGTGAACACCAAGCTTTTTGAAGTGAATGGCAAAAAACAGGCCCTTATCATGTTTGAAACAGAGGAGCAGGCTACTGAGGCTCTTGTGTGCAAGCACGCAACAACCATAGATCGTTCAGTCATCCGGATCTCCTTCTCCCAGCTGCAGAACATCTAA
- the LOC113290603 gene encoding uncharacterized protein LOC113290603, which translates to MAPVKKASLAGGNETLRHFTHPHVLFKEDTTNRFGCDGCGMDGSGVRYRCKHCDFDLHLDCGTCPEYLNSNFHPNHELVRVWEGLQEDYGLSRPCNLCGDQVKGLFYKCSSGANEKSYYDDGGHYFFIHPTCAKLPSQVILKLQSVPVIPDAPCAICRDVVSSSSWSYRSDPPCSLNIHPQCVTLPVDNHQIHHHGGSGTSGSAQQQVEDAAAQAEQLAAAMMAAKIQAKSHKFMLKLI; encoded by the coding sequence ATGGCTCCAGTGAAAAAGGCTTCTCTAGCCGGAGGAAATGAAACTCTCCGACACTTTACCCATCCTCATGTCCTATTCAAGGAAGATACGACTAACAGGTTTGGATGCGATGGCTGCGGCATGGATGGTTCTGGTGTTAGATACCGTTGCAAGCATTGCGATTTCGATCTACACCTGGATTGTGGTACATGTCCGGAGTATCTCAACTCTAACTTTCACCCTAACCATGAACTCGTAAGGGTTTGGGAGGGACTCCAGGAAGATTATGGTCTATCGCGCCCCTGCAATCTCTGCGGTGATCAAGTAAAAGGTCTCTTCTACAAATGCTCATCTGGTGCTAATGAAAAGAGCTATTATGACGACGGAGGCCATTACTTCTTCATCCACCCTACATGCGCCAAACTTCCATCGCAAGTAATTCTCAAGCTTCAATCCGTTCCAGTTATTCCTGACGCCCCCTGTGCAATCTGTAGAgacgttgtttcttcttcttcatggagTTACAGAAGTGATCCGCCATGTAGTCTCAATATTCATCCCCAGTGTGTCACTCTTCCAGTCGacaatcatcagattcatcaccATGGTGGAAGTGGAACTAGTGGTTCGGCCCAACAACAAGTGGAGGATGCTGCAGCGCAGGCGGAACAACTGGCAGCTGCTATGATGGCTGCTAAAATCCAAGCTAAATCACATAAATTTATGCTAAAACTCATTTAG